Part of the Hippoglossus stenolepis isolate QCI-W04-F060 chromosome 4, HSTE1.2, whole genome shotgun sequence genome is shown below.
GGAGAGGGCAGGATGCCTGTGCCGCTGTTACTGGGAGGAGCACTGCTGGACATGAATGGTGTGTGGGTCTGAGGGGTGTATGTCTGACTGTAGTCTGGCTCCACACTGGGCACGTTACTGTGACAGAGAGATAAACAGTGATTTCAGATTGCGTACATTTTTTGGGAATTTCAATAACGTTCACTATTTTAATCTTCGTATTTTCATTGAACTTATTTAGCATTGCAAATGTTTCTGTGCTTTACCTGTCTTTGGTGAGGAGATTGACGTTTGTCACTGGGGGTATGAGTTCCATTTTGCCCATCGTCCAGCTGCGAGTGTAAACACAGTCTTCTGGCAGTTTGATGGGCAACATACACTGGCTGGGTAAGGTCTTCAGGGGGGCGTACATGGAACAGCCGATGAGCGCCTGACTCGTTTCCGGCTTGTACACAAAGGAAAAGTCCTGAAAGCACAGACGGGTCTTAGTCTTAATCCTAATAATgttaaacagtgaaaacacagttgATGCAACCAAGTTTCCCACTTGCTCCTCACGCAGGTGTGTGATGCGTCCTACCTTTATTTCACATGGCTTTGGGCTGCAGaatccctcctccacctccatcttgAAGTGAGTGTTGAGCTGGCTGCCGTCCAACATGGTGAGGCCCGCCCCTGCTTCCAGACTATCCTTGCTCCCGGAGTTCATGGGGGAGTAACCCTGCTGCTCCAGGGAAGGCGGCGTCGGAAACATCTTGTGCAGGTCCGCTGAGCCTAGGGAAATAAGACATTGTTACTTCTCCTGAAACAACACGTGTATAGAATAACCATGTACGACTAACTAACAGATTTTTAGTTTTCATACTTATGCAAGACAGGGGATCCAACATGGCAGCTTTAGCTTCTTTACAGCCAAACTTgtcctctgctccagctccagctctttTGGATCCAGGCTGTGCAGACAGGGGAAAAGGTATACTCAGTTTTCtatttcagtgtttcagttttcCAGGAGCACATCAGCAGCAGTTCCTGACAATATCAGGAGACTAAAAATGTGGGTACAGCTTTTGGACACACAGATGCACTTACCGCTAGCTCGTCTTCATCTGAATTGAAGATTTTATCCAGGTCGCTGTAGGACACGGCCAAGTCATTCTCATGGATGAGGCTGATCGAGGCTAAGGGTTTGCTGCCTGGCGGACCCTGACCATCTgcaatgcaaaacaaatgaggCGTTTAAAAAGATGGCAAACTCCAGATGATTTATCACATTTCAACATGTAtgtgacaaacagacagaaggaaAGAATTCTCACCATCTCCCGAAGTTCCACCTCCTTCGTCCCCCTGGGTCATAAAAAGGAAATTATCACAAAAATTATGAAACGTAGGGAAACCATTATTTCACAGAGTAGATGCATGAAGGAAACTGCCACCATTTGTACTTGCATACAagactgttgtttttgaacTTGTACTGTATGGAAAATCATATCATCCTCTACCACCAGCAGTAGTTATTTTAAGATGTTGATGgaatacaacaaaaaacatatttaggactgatttaagaaaagaaaaaaaagttgatttGATCCTAAAGGTCaatgtatgtaatgtattgAATTTTCTATCAGGCGACTTCCTGTGAAAGTTTTATTAAATACGCTACAAAATTGGCACAGTTAAAAACTAAAGACCAAAGACCTAATCTTAAAATAGCAAATGTATAAATTAACATCAGCCTGATGAAGAGTTAAGGCAACAACCTAATAACTGATAGTTTGATATTTGCTGATGTCAACAGATGTTGGTAAGAGTGCCATCAAAGTGATGTAAAAATGATAACTTCTGTTTTCCTGcaatcacacacatgctgaTCATCCCAGGTTCACCCTGCTACTAAGAGGACAGTGAAGAAAAGGATCTCAACCCAGCATTCAACCCTGGAACAcaccttgtgtttcttgttgcCATCTCTCTCAGCTCCAGCCTTGTCCTTTTTCTCGGTGAAGGTGAACTCCTCGTCTCCCTCCACGAAGGCGTAAGGGTCTGGCTCCTCACTGTATTCTTCGTCTCCCGTGGCGGGAGCAAGGTGGCTGTTTCTCCGCTGGGCGTAAGTCTTGATCAGCTCTTCGGAAACCTTCAACTGCTGCGTGGAGCCCGACATCAACCTGCATGGAGAGAAATTGTGCAGAGATGCTCAGATAGGAGGAAGCAGGCTGATTAAATAAACAGCTACAATAGTTTTAATGCATGTGAGGATGAGTGATCAAGTACTTACTCAGTTACAGAAACTACATTTTCTGTTCCTCCACCTCTCCAAGAATCCTCTCGTATTTTATCCACAGGTAGCTGGGGTGTCAGGAAGTTGGAGGCCTTCTTCCTGGGCAGGTTGAAATACTTCCAGGGGTTGTGGGTAGAGTCTTCGTTGGGGTTAATGGCTGAACCTATAAAGACCGTGGGTTCTAAGGTTTCATTGTAGGCTGGGGGGAAAGGCAGAGGCATAGGCATAGTCTCCAGCTGAGGCTCCTCAGATGAGCCCTTCTGTGGAAGCAGACACGGCTCCACTGACGGCGGGTAGAACGGTTGGTGGATGGGCGTGGACGAGCTCTTTATGCCACCTGGAGTCATGTCACCTTCGCCGTGATCACATGGATGTGGGCTGAGAGGCGGGGGAGGTGGGGATCCAGCGTGGTCTGCAGGGGGGCCGTGTGTGTGCAGCGTTGGGGCTTTGGAGGGCGCCGTGTCCACGTGGTGCAGACTGGGGTATGAGCCCTCCTCCTGCGATCTTAGACAAAGCCTCTGGTTCTGCGGCTCCATGGACTGCTCATCACTCACGAAGTTGCGGTGGTGGAACGGCGTCTGcggcctcctctgctgcttctcccccTTCTCCAGCTTCTCGCCCAGCTTGTGCTTGGGCGCCGGCTGAGCGGGCTGGCCCGATGATGGCGGGTGTCCTGAGGTGCTGCTGGATCGCTGTTTCTGATTCTTATGTCTATGTGACGAACAGCAAATAATGATTAtgagatgttttctttaacttataaaacaaaaaacacacatgtgaatGCATTCCATTCCACATACCTGGAGCAATTGCAATGCGGCCTGTGAGTTGACTCCACAAAATCCCAGAGTCCAGTTTTGTCTGACTCCTCCTCACAGGTCCCATTTGTCAAGGTAGTAAACTTCCTCCTGATAAAGAAGAGCAGATAGACATTTTATCGATCAAGCATGGAGGCAACACTTTGTCCGTCAATACAAACTTTGAGGAAGAGATGAAGCCAAACATACTTGTTCCCTGTGCGGTTTATGCTATATTCCTGCCACACAGACTCCACCATCTGGCTGGCCAGTCTACGAGGGATTTTACCCCCATGAAGAGTGTTGTTAGAGCAGTAGCCATCGGTCGCAGAGGACAACTTGAGCCACCTCTGGGCAGGCTGATAATCTATGAAGAAAGGCAGGACAAAAaaattctgtctctctccaaaagaaaatgtcaataCATGCTCAGGTGTTTAATTCTGGTCAACGTGCCGCTCCAGTTCTTACCAGTCTGAGCCTCCTCTGGCGATGTTGGAGGAGTCAGAGTGACAGAGGACATGGCAGGATCTCTGTGAGCAGCCTGGCCCTGCTGAGCACCACACAGGCTTCCTGAGGTGTTGGCCGAGCCCTGAGGGACCACAGCGGGGAGGTCCGACAGGGGGAGAAGCACCAGGCAGGAAGGGTATACCATCCTCACCCCCGCTGGAAccaaacacatatttatttccAAAACAGCGTGTAAGGCGCACAGAAATAAGACATTCCCTTTTAATTTCTAAAACCAGTACTGAatcaatcattcatcatcatcaacatcatcatcatcatcatcatcatcatcgtgcAACCAAATCTCCACCTGGTTTGGTTCTGGCTCTCTGATTTTTACagtataaacaatatattttatatcatgTGCAACTGGATTACATAGAACATGGTTATTTGATTGTTTAGACCACAGTGTACAGCAGCAAAAATGTTGAAAGCTTTATTCTATAATTCTTTCCAAACGACTCTTATACTTAGTCATAATAATTCATCAGAATTGTTGGCAAAAGAAGGGAAGACAATTATACTCTATTTTAGATAAACCTTTCAACTTTTCTCTCAAGAAAACTAAGAATATCCttcaacatttgacaaaaaaaaaaaatcaatcgaATCGCAAAATTCTTGATTGCATTCAGTCACCGCTCGCCACATTAATAAAATATCACGAGGCCTTACCAACAAGAACCTCCACGGCCGCCAGGGAATCGTCCTCCCAATCCGTATCCTCCATCTTCTCTTCCTGGACCTCCTTGGGACTGGTGCTGATGGGATAAAACTGCCTCCACTCTTCAATGAGTTTCTGCGTGGGGTGGTCTGACATCTTAAAAGCCTGGCCGGTGAGGGTCCCATTTAAGCCATATGGGCTCAGGATGACTGGAGGGCAGAGAGGAGTCAGAGTACTTATGTAGGATAATAAACCCAACAGATAATTTATCAAGATAAAGACCAGTTCTGTGTAAAACAACTGTAAATCTTGTGATCCTACCTTGCAAGGGGCTAGAGCTCTGCTGGGCGAGGCTGAGATGCTCCTCGCTCAGCCACTGAAGAGGCTGATGTTGAGCGATCTCCACACTCGTGCACACGTTGCTGTCTCCGTGTACGAAGAAGGTGAATGCACAAGATAGGTGCTCGCTGCAAGTTGagtcaaagataaaaaaaaaaaaagagggattgtAGTGTTTAGAGGGATTAGTCCACAAGCGTAACCACATCATTATGTCAAAaagaaaacccccccaaaaaaacaatacCACTAATCAGATGGtgcacagaacaaaacacaggCAAAGAAATATGGTGCAAAAATAAACCTGTGGGGATATTGAAAAACCATGAAATGTTTAAACAatatccatctttattttctagCTACTTCTGGGAGAGCAGGCTGCTAAACGCACTAAAATAGTGCTTGTTGACATGGTTGCTGTAAAACCACAGTGCACACTCAGCATTTTCCAAAGACTGCCCTGTTTACCAGCCAGAGAGGGCAGGCGACAGTGAGACCGCCAGACTCCTCTGTTAGAGGTGCTGCCTCAACACTCACTTGTagacatttttatgtaaaaacagaGGCCAAACACCAGTGAGCAAGAAAATACACTCCTGTTCTGTGCAACAGTACTTTAATATACATGGAGCAGCTAGAACTCGCATGAGCCATCGACCAAGCTGCCAGAAGGACCTCTGCATCAAACACAAGTTAGGTCGGAGCCACACGGCCACAAACAGAGACTCAAATTAGCTTGTCTGGGAACTCCAGGATTCCCCAGACACTTCATTCAGGAGCAAGGAGGGGGCTGTGCCTCCAGCCTTATGTTCAACAGGTAAGGAAACACAGTGGTGCAGAAGTCCACTCTGAACCAAACAGAACTTTGTGCACTGTTTAAGGTTAACCTCAAGCTCGCACTTCTACGATAACAGCACAGAGGTGCAGACATTAAAACTTTACCCTTGACGTGTTGCTCTATTGACATAGACAAGATTAAACTGTTGGTCAACATGCTGGCAGACTATAACAAACATTTCATATGCGAGACCAGATGAAAGATATGTCATTGCGCTAATGTGATTAGAAAGCTGTGATCATTCCAGGAATCTATGTTCTCTGAGCACTGCAGGATCTCTGTGACTCAAAGCAACATGGATCTAGTTGTAACTGACCTCAGTGTAGCTACGATgcataaaaactttatttataaatcagAGCAGCAGATGCTGTATCACACTCAACTGTCTAGCGTCATGTTTACACTGCTTAAGGAAAGCCATGTGTATTTATTCACAGCATATTCCTATAAGTAGATGATGTTTCATTCCCAGAAACTGCTGTCGGCCTATTACAGTGTAGTTAAAAACAATACAGCTGCGAGCAACATTTCTCCAGTTAAGTCCCAAATGGGAATTTTAATCATTAAAGTGCCACAAACTATTATGGGAACTTTACAGCACAACTTTCAACACAATAAGAACATCGGCCCACTGTGGCTCACGTACAACACATCCGACCTTAACATGTCTCCATCAAGGTCTGTTTGATGGTTCTGTCTGAAgtgctgtgtgcatgtttcaAACACTGCTCCCAGCCAATGTCACAGTAAATCCAACTCTTTAAACATAGTAACAACTGTAACAGCACAACCTCCAAATTCTGCAAATGTTGACCAACACTCCAGTGTCAAATGCTGGCTAATGCTCAGCCCTTCAGCACAGCAAGTACATATCAAGACATCTTGTTCTACAGCTTTATTTATCTTCTGCAACTGGGCTGCTTTTTCTTGCACCACAAAAAGAAACTGCCTTGAAGAATAATGGAGGTACCAAAGAAAAAGGGTCTCTTGGACCGCACAGTGCATGTGAGCTGGAAAAGACCTTCAGCTGCTGTCACTTATTTAACTTATCAAGTCTTTTCTGGCTCCTGGGTATATTATCTGATTTCCAAGCAACATAACAGCATCTAAGCAGCATAGTATTGAGATTCACtaacagcatttaaaaaataaacaaaatcacaaagtAGCAGATTAAAATCTGTTGACGagtgaaacaaatatttgtgtgCAGCGCCACAACAGGTCTCTACCTGGTACAGGTAAATCTGACAGCTGTGAACAGAACATACCTCAGACACAACAAGTGACCTGACCATTCGGTAAGTGTAGGGGGTTTGAGAATTTACAGCATGTCATTTAACTCCGCTGTCTGCCATTAGGAAGCAGGGGCGTACCTTTTATTAATggtcttctcctccttctggTACGGCTTAACAAACCACTTCCCGATGCGAACAAAGCCTCTGTTCATGAGACAGCGCTCCAGCAGGTTGTGGATGGCTTTGAACAGGAGCGTTCGACACTCGTAGGACAGGCCACTCTCCCACTCGCCATCCTCCTCACCTGTAAGCGACAGATACAATCAAACCtctgtttttcctgtttaatAAAATGGCATCATATTAAATGTATACAGCGGTGTGCTTGATGGGGGAAATTAGACGTTGCCTGTTTTTCACAGCACAATAACAAAAGTGACCCGTTggaacagataaaaaaaacattcaatattttatatttatagtattggaataaaacaaatcaaaaagaataaaacaattcaGCTCTTTTGGTGGTTAAGTTTGGTCAACAATGTTTTCTCAAGAGCTGTAATTCATAATGATTAAATGTGCATTTCCAACTCTGCAGTTTAGCTGAGATTTGTGGAAATTTTGCTCTGTGTTGTCTCAGAGTAACACTTGACCTTCCCTTAGGCTACTTCTACCCTGatatgcttttgttttaaatcagtgCCCTAGATTGAGAACAATCTCTGTCCAGCAAGCGTTGCTAAAATGCTTACACTTATTGCATCTACAACTGGTTGTCAACGATTGTGTCATTTTGCAAAAAGGTCACGTGACTGGAGCATGACTAATAAGGGAAGATACATTGTGACTGATAATCAGGAAGCAAATGCAAGTATCTGAATAAAGTGATACCAAAAGTCAGTCAATTTCTGTCTGTCCAGTTTAAATCACAAGCCTGGTTGTTAAAACTTGAAAGGGGCCCCACGGCATTTCCAGAAGTCTCCGCACTAAGTGTGGATAACAGGTGTAAATCAAGTTTTCTTGAAACTGAAACATACGAGTGTGGATGGAGGCTGAGACTGGGGACAGAATACCTGGTCAGAGTGGCAGCTTCCAGGGGGATTTGTCTCACAGACATGAATATAAACAAACCGGAGTGAGGCcttcttccaaaaaaaaaatcaagactGTGTCATGTGACTCTGACGCAAGACAGCTTGTCTTAGAGCTACTGTACACACCTGTATCTGTGGCCGAGAGCCAGTTTGGCAGACATGACCTATTATTATCATACTTTATATCATTTAAGTTGCATAACAGATCCTTGCCGCAGCTTAGAAGAGGTTGGCAGTGTCATCAAAAACACCAAAGAAGTTTTTACGAATTGACCCATTTTGCCTGACAACCCACCAGTTACCGAAAGGCTTCGCTAATAACCACTACACTCTTGAATATGTGTTTCTTAATATTCAGAATAAAAGTGCCAATTCCAAAGCGATCTACTTgggccctgtcccaattcacccCTAATACTTGGATCTACCCTTTTGTTTTGCGCGTGGCTGCTAAGGAGTAGTGTCGTCCCATTTCTCCATGTGATGTAGGGCTAGTGGCCATTAAGCCCTTCGAACAACCCTTCAACCTTAGTGTATTCAGGGCCACCTAGAAACTAAGGGGTAGATGGAAATTGTCGAGTATGAAATCTTGCAAAATAACCctgaaaacaatttaaaatctacTGGAACATCTTACTTTGAATCGCCACGATGAGTATTTCAGGGGAAATTCTATTCACGCTGTCAAAACAAGCATGTAAACAGACTGAGTGAGAGTAACGTCCGTTACTCCCATGTCCCTTATATGAACTTTGAAAAATTAAGGGAATATTTTCAAGCCCTACCCCTGGTGGCTCCGTATGGATGGGGACACTACCCAGCAAAGTTCACTTCATTTTTAGGGCAagggccaagggagaggaattgggacagggccttGGATTATGTAAGAATTCATCATTTagggtttgtttaaaaaagtgttGCCGTTTCTCCCCATGTGTGAAATATATTGTAGAATCAACTCTGATAGTGCAAAGAACGTGGAGTTGTTAAAACCACTCACTTGAGAGCTCATTGTGGATAAGCTCGGCGAAACTGGGGTCATCCCCCCACCAGAAAAGCCAGAGCTCTCTGCGACCCGGGGTGTGGTGTCTCCTCCACACACTCAGCACATCTGCAGTCAAGCATCGGCTGAAACTACACAGGATCGGGTCCTCCTCAGTCACAGGGAAAAGGATGGGCGAAGAGGTGGGCCCTTGCCACACAAAACGCCTCCATTTTATTCCGGTCAAATCAGCCTGACGAGAGGGAGAACAACAACGTGAGAAGGGGCACACAACATAGTCGTACAGCATTAAGCCAATCATCTGTTGTTGACTGCATAACTCAGTGAATGGGTTCCTTCctttacacacactctcaaaacacacacacactctctcaaacccacacacacacacacagacagctttTCCTGTCATGCATAAAATCACTTCCAATGAAGAACGCTGAAAAGGGGTTGATGACTTTCTGGAAAGTTTTGCAATACTTTTTACATGTGACACCACAACCCTGCCTGAACACATCACTGTCATCCCGCAATTTACTCAGCAGTTACTTACAACTAATGAGTCACTGCAAGTCAGTCTAGGATCACGTCAGTTTGTGTAGTTAAAAACAGAGGGACTTAATTCCTTATACGTGCATTAATTACAAATGTAGAGCTATTCCCCAAAAAAGGTGAGATGAGATGTGCACAGGCTGTGTATAATTGTGCCTGTTGGCCTGACCTGTTACCACCATGTAACTAACGCTCATGCTAGTTGGCTATCGGGTGTAATCAATGCACTGTAAACACATGATCGTGACATATTCGCGTGCAGCTCTTCAGTAAGAAAACCCTGCAGTGTGCGTCTCATGTTATGAAAGTTAGCTGGATCGCGATCGTGCACGTCGCAGGCCCCGATGCCTTCACGCCAATCTGCAACTGACGTTACAAAGCTTGTTGCCTGATTAGCCAAAATGGCTTTCTGGCCTCTCGGTGTCGgagctaacgctagctagctGCGGGAGCAGAGGGGGTCTCACCAGGCAGAAGAGGTTGGAGTGGCAGTCCTCCAAACTGGCCCCGTTTGGTACAAAGCACGAACTCATCCTTTCACTGCGGGGCTGCAACGTTAAAGTCCATTGTCTCAATCACCATCGAGGGGGCGACAGCCGATCTCGTCAACTCGCTGGCGAGGCGACGCTCAGTTGTTCCGCTGAAGCGCTGAGCAACTTGCTAGCTTACGCCGAGCTATCGCTAGTCAAACAGACAACTTCTGCCCGGCGCTAGCCACCGCTAGCCCCGGGGGCTAAGCTAACGTTAGACGGGCAGCCTGGCAGCGTCAACTGTAAGCGAGTAGCTGCTGGATTCATCAATCctatttgaaatgtattgtcTGGTCCGGTTAGCCGCAAGCTTTGCTGCTACGTTACCCTCACATCACGCAGCTTACATGACCTGGTTTCACCAACGCTGATTCAAACACCACAGAAGTTCTGTGtccaataaagaaaaaaatacgaGCCGGAAAActtattcaaagaaaaaaaaaaaaacttcacccCCCCCTAGAAAAGCTTAGTCCCTGGTGTGCTAATGCTAATGGCAGCTAGCTGATCTGAAACAATTTCAAAGCAAAGGAACTCTCCCCTCCCCCTGATCTCTCCTAGCCTGCTAGCGCACAAGCTAACATACCAGAGCTCCAGCGCTAGCCTGTTAGCTACATAAAACAATTAGCTACGCCGCCCTCCTTTTTCACCAAAACCACCGTAACGCTCCGTCATAGTGAAACTGCTCTTTTAAAAAAGCGGACGAAAAGCCGAGTTGGCGAGGCTACTCATCGGCTACTCCCCTCCGCCTGATCCATGGCTCCTGCAGATTTCCATTATTTCAGTTCATGGATTGAATTCTTTAATGGCGGCCGGGAGGACAACTCTGCCTCTCACCTCCCATTGGCCAATTTGCGGTAATGGGGGCGTCATCCAGCCTCAAGTAGCTCCATGACTTCACAGTTTACAAGATGAAAGCTGCGGCGCATCTGTCACACAAGTCAGCGCTCAGACATGTCTGTTACTGGACATGTTGCACCGGGCAACATCTGCTGCGTGTGGCCCCGCTTGCAGGAAAGTGAGGCGAAACACACGCGGGGGGGATTCATTTgaaccaaacacacaccttgATGCACATTGAATCGAATTATTATGAATGAGAATATAATTTAAAGGGCAGTTCTATTGTTTGATTGCGCCCCTTTTGTTCTGCGCGTTGAATTGTGCTGCAGATCTGAAGTTATCTAGGTCAAGTTGTGCAGACAAAGATGTGTACGTCACTGTTCCCAGAGGTGTTTATTAAGGCTAATGGGACTGTCGGCTGCAACGTGCACGAGCAACTTTTATCCTCCACGTGTTCAAAGTGTAAATTACGGAACTTATCAACTTTTGCATCCAAATCGCAAAGCGCACatggatgtgattttttttggaTGAGCTTTACAtcgtatatttatttatcatcatcacaatGCAATCAGTCCTGTCATGTCCACAGCAGACCACAGGGCGGAGACTCCACACAAGCAAGCGATCCTGCCGCCGAGGGGGCGGAGCGACGGCCGGATGCGTCTagagaaaatgtcaacaacatgCCGGCGAGttccagagagacagagaccgaGGCTGCCGCTGCAGGGgcggacagacagagacagcgAGGAGACCCGGCGTCTCACAACGTCGTGTCTGTCATATCACAGCTCGCAGATGATCATTTGACTATTGTGCGGGTAGGAGCCTCCACCGACCTGCAGCTGACTGGTGATGCATGAGCATGGATGTGCAAATATACTCCCATCATGGACACACAGCACCTGCAGCTACATCTAATCTAACAGTTGTAGATTAATTTGTTAAGAAATGTCACAAATGTGGGTTAATGGAGATTTAGATCCCCAATAATCCACCTTATTGATCTGATATCCTGTCAGACATCACCAGTTGACCCCAGTGGGTTTATACCCACATGTGTTTCTCATTGTCTCTGTGCTTGAGCCTCCATTGAGCTGCAGCTGACTGGTGATGCATGATGTGCAAATATATTCACTCACATACAGAACCTGCAGCCACCTGCATCTATATCTAGTTTATCAGTTGCAGATTCTTCGGtaaaacaaatgtcacaaaTGTGGGttaatggagtttttttttatctccaatAATCCACCTTATTGATCTGATAATGTGTCAAGCATCACCAGTTGACCCCAGTGGGGTTATagccctgtgtctgtgtgttctcatAGTCACTGGGCTTGAGCCTCCATTGAACTGCAACTGACTGGTGATGCATGAGCGTGGATGTGCAAATATATGGACATGTAGAACCCAGCGACACCTGCATCTACATCCAATTAATCCATTTCAGATTTGTTTGGAGAAACCCTCCTCATTGATTTCATGTCCTCTCAGGCATCACATTTTGACCCCTGTGGGTTTAtacctctgtgtttttctcactgtCAGTGTTCAGCACATGTTCAGCTAAGTCAATGACATCACTGTCGTCCTGTTGGCTCACTGCCCTTCACTGCTCTCTTGTCTCTAACACAGAACATAAGCACTGGGCTGGCGATTGCTGGTGTTCTGATAATTGCAAGGAGCATCAAACTGGTAAGAgataaagacacacactgtttgaaTAAACAACAAACTGAGACAGGTTAGGTGCAAACTTTTCATTTAATGCATTTGATGTTGCCTATTCCTTCATTAAAACTGGAATGGgactcagtagagcgcaaacctccgccaaggcccaccagtcaccttatgaaaccacatttgaattcactacatacagatttttatttggatctgcaccaaattgctcacaatcataaatatcagtcccctaaacatgtctaattaaaaaaaatctgcattcctgaattattctctgagaaatcaatgaatatgttgaaaaacacaatattaaagaaagtgaaaaacagggTTCCCACGCATCCTGGAAAACCGGGAAATTTAGATTATTCTTTTCCAGTCATGGAAACAATCTGGAATTTGATAAAAAATTACCTGGAAATAATCTTTATTGTCCTGAAAATGTAACTTTGCCTATGTACACTTCaatgcacattttttaaatttaataaactaaaacaccacaccacacaccaaATAATAGCTTACCCACTTTATTTCAGGCTAAATTTAGACACTAATAATCCTCTCTGCAGATTTAACAGAAAAAGGCTCCTTCCATTCACCAGTTTGATGTTAATAAATGgaattttcacacatgaaacccAAGAGTCATGAAACGTTTCCACCCGTTCCACCTCCTCAGATCACCAAATTTCAAGCTGCGTCTGAGATCCCGGCTCGTTTCATCGAGAGGAACGTCAGCCTTCGTGGGAAAGTTCACTCCGTCACAGAGAAAGGACTTGAAGTGGAGCATGTCCCGATTCATCTGCCAGTCCTCTCACCACTACTTCACAAATACAAGGGTAAAGCGGGGCattgttttaaagaaatcaCGAGTGCATTTGAACAGGTACAGTTCAAAACCAGTGCTTTATCTATGAAATTGTTCTGTCTATTTACTGGAGTCTGTCCTTCACTAGAACAACTCGCCAGTAGTCTGGGTCTGTCCCAAAGCTCAAatctcact
Proteins encoded:
- the c18h3orf33 gene encoding protein C3orf33 homolog isoform X2; its protein translation is MSFTSYIYLSSSQCNQSCHVHSRPQGGDSTQASDPAAEGAERRPDASRENVNNMPASSRETETEAAAAGADRQRQRGDPASHNVVSVISQLADDHLTIVRNISTGLAIAGVLIIARSIKLITKFQAASEIPARFIERNVSLRGKVHSVTEKGLEVEHVPIHLPVLSPLLHKYKGASRSPLLVRLAGVELTPEGRDWLQKNLAPAQTVWLKLISREDDILHCLVSQSRGSLWSYCVNEEVLKLGLARRGPIAVRPDSRLHWRLHKRLHRAEVKAERKGRGFWKEDSLWERASKAGRDSALLRLMRRIFKRT